Proteins from a genomic interval of Desulfitibacter alkalitolerans DSM 16504:
- the recO gene encoding DNA repair protein RecO codes for MATPIQTNGIIIKEYNFDEADKIFVIFTADKGKISCLAKGVRKSRSKMRGFLQLFTYSKLHLHKGKSMYTIIGGEAINSFPQVKNDLLLFGYANYITEVLENILPTEEKNNAIFSNTVSLFHLMGSIPISQLSSYYMLRLIKYAGFLPELSRCVLCGERIDANALFHNIEGGCVCVQCGKEFDNKAYIPLYIIRIMEQLLSMDINMLGRLKVKDRDQFFIEDLLCEYLKSVLERPINSIKFIREIRDA; via the coding sequence ATGGCAACTCCTATTCAAACCAATGGCATTATAATTAAAGAATATAACTTTGATGAAGCAGATAAGATATTTGTAATCTTTACAGCTGATAAGGGCAAAATATCATGTCTTGCAAAGGGTGTCCGCAAAAGCAGAAGCAAAATGAGGGGTTTTCTGCAGCTTTTTACCTATTCCAAGCTCCATCTGCATAAGGGAAAGTCCATGTATACAATTATTGGTGGGGAGGCCATAAATAGCTTTCCCCAGGTTAAAAATGATCTGCTTCTATTTGGCTATGCAAACTATATAACAGAGGTTTTAGAAAACATTCTGCCCACAGAAGAAAAAAACAATGCTATTTTCTCAAACACAGTATCCCTGTTTCATCTTATGGGAAGCATACCAATAAGTCAGCTTTCATCCTATTACATGTTGAGGCTCATAAAATATGCAGGCTTCCTGCCAGAACTGTCCCGTTGTGTATTATGCGGGGAGAGAATAGATGCCAATGCTTTGTTTCATAATATTGAGGGTGGCTGCGTGTGTGTGCAGTGTGGAAAGGAATTTGATAATAAAGCATATATTCCTTTATACATTATAAGGATTATGGAACAGCTCCTGTCCATGGATATAAACATGCTGGGAAGATTAAAAGTAAAGGATAGGGATCAATTCTTTATTGAGGACCTGCTTTGTGAATATTTGAAGTCTGTTCTGGAGAGGCCTATAAATTCAATTAAATTTATAAGGGAAATTCGTGATGCATGA
- a CDS encoding cytidine deaminase codes for MDLNQLLERAIEARKNSYSPYSKFPVGAAVLTNDGKLYTGCNVENAAYGITVCAETVAVAKAVSEGSRNIAAVAVAADTAGVCRPCGSCRQFILEFGDEIVIIMGNLKGDRETRSIKELIPFSFSSRDLD; via the coding sequence ATGGATTTAAACCAATTGCTGGAAAGGGCTATAGAGGCCAGGAAAAACTCATATTCTCCCTATTCTAAATTTCCCGTTGGAGCTGCAGTGTTAACTAATGATGGGAAACTCTATACAGGCTGTAATGTGGAAAATGCGGCCTACGGAATAACCGTTTGTGCAGAGACAGTTGCAGTTGCAAAGGCTGTTTCAGAAGGCAGCCGGAATATTGCTGCTGTAGCAGTTGCAGCTGACACAGCAGGTGTCTGCAGGCCATGCGGCTCCTGCAGACAGTTTATATTAGAATTTGGGGATGAAATAGTTATTATTATGGGAAATCTAAAGGGTGACAGGGAGACAAGAAGCATAAAAGAACTTATACCCTTTAGCTTTAGCAGCAGAGACCTTGATTAA
- the era gene encoding GTPase Era — protein sequence MHHKKMKSGFVAIVGRPNVGKSTLMNALIGKKVAIMSDKPQTTRNKITGVMTRPELQVIFIDTPGIHKPKTKLGEVMVGLTERSLKEVDLILYIVDAGAEIGRGDDFINQILINSKLPIIIALNKIDNLKEEEILGKILNWQSTGVSDLIIPISALKSINLERLVEVLGNHLEEGPQYYPEDMVTDQPENMVVAEIIREKVLHLTRDEIPHSTAVVLDAMEERDNNMIYIDAIIYLERDSQKGIVIGKGGAMLKQIGQSAREEIEGLLNAKIYLDIRVKVKKNWRKEASHLKNMGYDISLLQNKR from the coding sequence ATGCACCATAAAAAAATGAAGTCGGGCTTTGTTGCCATTGTTGGCAGGCCAAATGTGGGAAAATCAACCCTGATGAATGCCCTTATCGGCAAAAAAGTAGCAATAATGTCGGACAAGCCCCAAACCACAAGAAATAAGATTACAGGTGTAATGACCAGGCCTGAGCTTCAGGTGATTTTTATCGATACCCCTGGAATACATAAGCCAAAAACTAAACTAGGTGAAGTCATGGTTGGGCTAACTGAAAGAAGTCTTAAGGAGGTTGACCTTATACTATATATTGTGGATGCTGGAGCAGAAATTGGCAGGGGAGATGACTTCATAAATCAAATCCTTATTAACTCTAAGCTGCCCATAATCATAGCATTAAATAAAATAGATAACCTCAAGGAAGAGGAAATTTTGGGGAAAATACTAAACTGGCAGTCTACAGGTGTAAGTGACCTAATAATACCCATTTCAGCACTAAAAAGCATCAATCTAGAGAGGCTTGTTGAGGTGCTGGGAAACCATTTGGAGGAAGGGCCTCAATACTACCCGGAGGACATGGTTACTGACCAGCCTGAGAACATGGTGGTGGCCGAAATTATAAGAGAAAAGGTTCTGCATTTAACCAGAGATGAAATACCCCATTCTACTGCAGTGGTTTTAGATGCAATGGAAGAACGGGATAATAATATGATATATATTGACGCCATAATTTATCTGGAAAGAGATTCTCAGAAGGGCATTGTCATTGGTAAAGGTGGCGCAATGCTTAAGCAAATAGGGCAAAGTGCCCGGGAAGAGATAGAAGGACTTCTAAATGCCAAGATATATCTAGACATTAGGGTCAAGGTGAAAAAAAACTGGCGAAAAGAGGCAAGTCATTTAAAGAATATGGGATATGATATAAGCTTACTGCAGAATAAAAGATAG
- the glyQ gene encoding glycine--tRNA ligase subunit alpha, whose translation MNFQEIIMSLDQFWAKKGCILIQPYDMEKGAGTMQPGTFLKALGPEPWNAAYVEPSRRPTDGRYGDNPNRLQHYYQYQVLLKPSPDDVQDLYLDSLRAIGIEIEKHDIRFVEDNWESPTLGAWGLGWEVWLDGMEVTQFTYFQQCGGIDCHPVSAELTYGIERLAMFIQKKNSVFDIKWIGDISYGDIHHQTEMDYSYYNFEYADTKMLFDMFNQYERECRRIIALGLVQPAYDYTLKCSHTFNLLDARGAISVTERTGYIHRVRDLAREVAHGYVKQRERLGYPLIKDPVVREELGLEPLKEKSFAVKPLPLAEEANKIQEKEGK comes from the coding sequence ATGAATTTTCAAGAGATTATAATGTCTTTAGACCAATTTTGGGCAAAAAAGGGATGTATCTTGATACAGCCCTATGACATGGAAAAGGGTGCAGGAACCATGCAGCCAGGAACATTTTTGAAGGCACTTGGGCCTGAGCCCTGGAATGCAGCTTATGTAGAACCATCCAGAAGACCAACAGATGGTCGCTATGGGGACAACCCCAACAGGCTGCAGCATTACTATCAATACCAGGTTCTTCTCAAGCCGTCTCCAGATGATGTCCAGGACTTGTATTTAGACAGTTTAAGGGCAATAGGTATTGAGATAGAAAAGCATGATATCAGATTTGTGGAGGACAACTGGGAATCCCCAACCCTGGGTGCCTGGGGTCTTGGTTGGGAGGTCTGGCTTGATGGCATGGAGGTAACACAGTTTACTTATTTTCAGCAGTGCGGCGGCATTGACTGTCACCCAGTGAGTGCCGAGCTTACCTATGGTATTGAACGTCTGGCAATGTTCATCCAAAAAAAGAACAGCGTATTTGATATAAAATGGATTGGTGATATATCCTATGGTGATATACATCATCAAACAGAAATGGACTACTCCTATTATAATTTTGAATATGCAGACACCAAGATGCTTTTTGACATGTTTAATCAATATGAAAGAGAATGCAGAAGAATCATAGCCCTGGGCCTGGTGCAGCCTGCTTATGATTATACTTTAAAATGTTCTCACACCTTTAACCTATTAGATGCCAGGGGGGCAATTAGTGTTACAGAAAGAACTGGCTATATCCATAGGGTTAGAGATCTAGCCAGGGAGGTAGCTCATGGCTATGTAAAACAAAGGGAAAGGTTAGGCTATCCATTAATTAAGGATCCAGTAGTCCGTGAGGAATTGGGTCTTGAACCCCTTAAGGAAAAGAGTTTTGCAGTAAAACCATTACCCCTTGCAGAAGAGGCAAATAAAATCCAGGAAAAGGAGGGGAAATAA